One Paraglaciecola mesophila genomic region harbors:
- a CDS encoding DUF4426 domain-containing protein encodes MSLVISKRSLLAGGLMLLANLLFSVIALAEQKETLGNWDVHYIALNSTFITPDIAKHYSIVRSKYNGIINISVLNKADQKAQSAVLTGTARNLLGVSKNLTFKEVSEGDAIYYIAALPFSDQETFRITVNINDGTDQQVLKFQHKFYAE; translated from the coding sequence ATATCTTTGGTTATTTCTAAACGCTCGCTATTGGCTGGCGGCTTGATGTTGCTTGCCAATCTACTTTTCTCGGTAATAGCGTTAGCTGAGCAAAAAGAAACATTGGGTAACTGGGATGTGCACTATATCGCCTTGAACAGCACTTTTATTACTCCTGATATTGCTAAACATTACTCGATAGTGCGCAGTAAATATAATGGCATAATTAACATTTCGGTACTGAACAAAGCGGATCAAAAAGCCCAGTCCGCTGTATTAACCGGTACTGCTCGCAATTTACTCGGCGTCAGCAAAAACCTAACGTTCAAAGAAGTCAGTGAAGGGGATGCCATTTATTACATAGCGGCATTGCCTTTTAGTGATCAGGAAACCTTTCGCATTACAGTCAACATAAATGACGGAACTGACCAGCAAGTCCTTAAGTTTCAACATAAATTTTACGCTGAATAG
- a CDS encoding YggT family protein yields MSAMQFLVSTLFELYLMVVLLRFWLQLARADFYNPFSQFVVKATHPIVGPLRRILPSIGRIDTATLVLALLVAGLKIVALNLLIGNTNINPLGLVIGSFYLVVKEALSLMMWVLIIRAIMSWVSQGYNPMDMVLGQLTEPLLAPIRRRLPSLGGLDLSVMVVILVIIFLQKLLGDIFGYF; encoded by the coding sequence ATGAGCGCGATGCAGTTTTTAGTCAGTACCCTGTTCGAATTGTACTTAATGGTAGTGCTGCTGCGCTTTTGGTTACAATTAGCCAGAGCGGATTTCTATAACCCTTTTAGTCAGTTTGTGGTCAAAGCCACTCACCCCATAGTCGGGCCGCTGCGCAGGATACTTCCTTCCATCGGTAGAATAGACACCGCAACCTTAGTGTTAGCGCTATTAGTGGCGGGTTTAAAAATAGTCGCATTAAACCTACTGATAGGTAACACCAACATTAATCCTTTAGGGCTAGTAATTGGGTCATTTTATTTAGTAGTTAAAGAAGCGCTTTCGCTGATGATGTGGGTGTTGATTATTCGCGCCATCATGAGCTGGGTCAGCCAAGGTTACAACCCTATGGATATGGTGTTAGGTCAATTAACAGAGCCACTACTCGCCCCTATTAGAAGACGTCTTCCTAGCCTAGGCGGTTTAGATTTATCCGTTATGGTGGTTATTTTAGTGATTATATTTTTACAAAAACTACTGGGTGATATCTTTGGTTATTTCTAA